Proteins encoded together in one Shewanella oneidensis MR-1 window:
- the pdxJ gene encoding pyridoxine 5'-phosphate synthase, which produces MSRILLGVNIDHIATLRQARGTSYPDPVHAAAVAEHAGADGITIHLREDRRHIIDRDVYLLAKTLKTRMNFECAVTEEMLNIACEVKPTYVCLVPEKRQEVTTEGGLDVAGQLDKITAAVSRLAANGIQVSLFIDADKTQIDAAVASGAPLIEIHTGCYADAKTADEEAKELERIREMAKYAHGKGLIVNAGHGLHYHNVKPIAAIPELYELNIGHAIVARAAIDGLATAVKDMKTLMLEGRRGE; this is translated from the coding sequence ATGAGCCGTATCTTATTGGGTGTAAATATCGATCATATTGCGACCCTACGTCAGGCTCGCGGAACCAGTTATCCTGATCCTGTCCACGCTGCGGCCGTTGCCGAACATGCAGGCGCTGACGGTATCACCATTCATTTGCGGGAAGATAGACGTCATATCATTGACCGCGATGTGTATTTGTTGGCAAAAACCTTAAAAACGCGGATGAACTTCGAGTGTGCAGTGACTGAAGAAATGCTCAATATCGCCTGCGAAGTGAAACCCACTTACGTTTGCTTAGTGCCTGAAAAGCGCCAAGAAGTGACCACAGAAGGCGGCTTAGATGTGGCTGGTCAATTAGATAAAATCACTGCCGCTGTTAGCCGTTTAGCTGCCAATGGTATTCAAGTCTCACTGTTTATCGATGCAGATAAAACCCAAATCGATGCAGCGGTTGCTTCTGGTGCCCCTCTTATCGAAATCCATACGGGTTGCTATGCCGATGCCAAAACGGCAGATGAAGAAGCTAAAGAGCTTGAGCGTATTCGTGAAATGGCAAAATATGCCCACGGCAAGGGACTGATTGTTAACGCTGGTCATGGACTGCATTATCACAATGTGAAGCCGATTGCGGCTATCCCTGAGCTGTATGAACTCAATATTGGCCATGCCATTGTGGCCCGCGCCGCGATTGATGGCCTTGCAACAGCGGTGAAAGATATGAAGACGCTGATGTTAGAAGGTCGTCGGGGCGAATAA
- a CDS encoding cytochrome C assembly family protein → MVIFSASAMFFYCIALVLVTSRLFHPQGPNRKAVAGIAAIAVVLHAAALSQAIFTTDGQNFSLTNVISLVNWIIAFTFTVMMFRLKVIVVVPVVYACSVLSVALLWLLPPKFIIHFELYPEVLAHVVLSLMAYSALMIAALYAIQLAMIQNKLKKKQLMLSPSIPPLMTVEKQLYHLVIIGVILLSLSLATGFIFLDDMFADGKGHKAILSIIAWFVYIAMLWQQYWVGCKIRTAVIYTLTGATLLSLAYFGARIVKELILS, encoded by the coding sequence ATGGTCATTTTTTCTGCCTCAGCCATGTTTTTTTATTGCATTGCATTGGTATTAGTGACAAGCCGGCTCTTCCATCCTCAAGGTCCTAATCGTAAAGCCGTTGCAGGTATCGCAGCGATTGCGGTGGTTCTGCACGCTGCCGCCCTCTCACAGGCGATATTTACGACTGATGGACAAAATTTTAGCCTGACCAACGTGATATCCTTAGTGAACTGGATCATCGCCTTTACCTTTACTGTGATGATGTTTAGGTTGAAGGTGATAGTGGTTGTGCCCGTGGTTTATGCCTGCTCGGTGTTATCGGTGGCATTGCTATGGTTACTCCCGCCTAAATTTATCATCCATTTTGAGCTGTATCCTGAAGTCTTAGCCCACGTTGTGCTATCACTTATGGCTTACAGTGCATTAATGATCGCCGCACTATACGCTATCCAATTAGCGATGATCCAAAACAAGCTCAAAAAGAAACAATTGATGTTAAGCCCTAGCATTCCGCCGCTGATGACAGTGGAAAAGCAGCTGTATCATTTGGTGATTATTGGGGTCATTTTACTGAGTTTATCCCTCGCCACTGGCTTTATCTTCCTCGATGATATGTTTGCCGATGGCAAAGGCCATAAGGCAATTTTGTCGATCATCGCTTGGTTTGTGTATATCGCTATGCTATGGCAGCAATATTGGGTTGGCTGTAAAATCCGTACCGCAGTCATTTACACCTTAACGGGCGCAACCTTGTTATCCTTAGCTTATTTTGGTGCTCGCATTGTCAAAGAGTTAATTCTTAGTTAA
- the ffh gene encoding signal recognition particle protein, producing MFENLTDRLSRTLKNISGRGRLTEENVKETLREVRMALLEADVALPVVREFVNNVKERAVGQEVAKSLSPGQAFIKIVQSELEKSMGEANQALDLATQPPAVVMMAGLQGAGKTTSVAKLGKLLRTRHKKSVLVVSADVYRPAAIKQLETLATEVDVEFFPSDVSQKPIDIAKAAIAHAKLKFIDVVILDTAGRLHVDEAMMDEIKALHAALKPIETLFVVDAMTGQDAANTAKAFNEALPLTGVILTKVDGDARGGAALSIRHITGKPIKFLGVGEKTDALEPFHPDRIASRILGMGDVLSLIEEVERGVDKEKAMKLASKVKQGGSFDLEDFREQLQQMKNMGGMMSMIEKLPGVGQLPPDALAQIQDGKMTRQMEAIINSMTAKERKNPDLIKGSRKRRIAAGSGTEIQDVNRLLKQFTQMQKMMKKMSAKGGMQKMMRGMRGMMPGGMKFPGR from the coding sequence ATGTTTGAGAATCTAACCGACAGACTGTCACGCACGCTGAAAAACATCAGCGGCCGTGGTCGCTTAACCGAAGAAAACGTTAAGGAAACCCTGCGCGAAGTGCGTATGGCGCTGCTGGAGGCCGATGTTGCCCTGCCTGTGGTGCGTGAATTCGTTAACAATGTAAAAGAACGTGCCGTTGGCCAAGAAGTGGCGAAAAGCTTAAGCCCTGGCCAAGCCTTTATTAAGATTGTTCAAAGTGAACTTGAAAAATCCATGGGCGAGGCGAACCAAGCCTTGGATTTAGCTACTCAGCCACCTGCAGTGGTGATGATGGCTGGCTTACAAGGTGCGGGTAAAACCACCAGTGTTGCCAAATTGGGTAAACTACTGCGTACGCGCCACAAAAAATCGGTGTTAGTGGTCAGTGCCGACGTATATCGTCCTGCGGCTATCAAACAGCTTGAAACCTTAGCGACCGAAGTTGATGTGGAATTCTTCCCATCCGATGTCAGCCAAAAGCCCATTGATATCGCTAAGGCTGCAATTGCTCACGCTAAACTCAAATTTATCGATGTGGTGATCCTCGATACCGCGGGTCGTTTGCACGTCGATGAAGCCATGATGGATGAAATCAAGGCCTTGCACGCGGCGCTCAAGCCTATCGAAACCTTGTTCGTGGTTGATGCTATGACAGGTCAAGATGCGGCGAACACGGCTAAGGCATTTAATGAAGCCTTACCATTGACGGGGGTGATTTTAACTAAGGTTGATGGTGATGCCCGCGGCGGTGCTGCACTATCGATTCGCCACATTACAGGCAAGCCAATTAAATTCCTCGGTGTGGGTGAAAAGACCGATGCCTTAGAACCTTTCCATCCTGACCGTATCGCCTCACGCATATTGGGTATGGGTGACGTGCTCTCACTTATTGAAGAAGTGGAGCGCGGTGTCGATAAAGAAAAGGCGATGAAGCTCGCTTCCAAAGTGAAGCAGGGCGGCAGTTTCGATCTCGAAGACTTCCGTGAACAGCTGCAACAAATGAAAAACATGGGCGGCATGATGAGCATGATTGAAAAGCTGCCCGGTGTTGGCCAGTTGCCTCCGGATGCCCTAGCGCAAATACAAGATGGCAAAATGACTCGGCAAATGGAGGCGATCATCAACTCGATGACAGCCAAAGAGCGTAAAAACCCAGATTTAATCAAGGGGTCACGTAAGCGCCGTATTGCTGCTGGTTCGGGGACTGAGATTCAAGATGTAAATCGTTTATTGAAACAATTTACCCAAATGCAAAAAATGATGAAGAAGATGTCGGCTAAGGGCGGCATGCAAAAGATGATGCGTGGAATGCGCGGCATGATGCCTGGTGGAATGAAATTTCCCGGGCGCTAA
- the acpS gene encoding holo-ACP synthase codes for MAIVGLGTDIVEIERISAHVARSGDKLAKRVLTEAEFEIYQQHSQPSRYLAKRFAAKEAAAKALGTGIGRGVSFQHIHIGNTPDGAPTIDFTEGAQQRLTLLNGVVGHISIADEKSYAIATVILESR; via the coding sequence ATGGCGATCGTGGGACTGGGCACAGACATTGTTGAAATCGAGCGTATATCGGCTCATGTGGCCCGTTCTGGCGATAAGTTAGCCAAACGCGTGTTGACAGAGGCTGAGTTTGAAATCTATCAACAACATAGCCAACCCAGTCGCTATTTGGCCAAACGCTTTGCTGCAAAAGAGGCCGCAGCAAAAGCGTTAGGTACGGGCATTGGCCGTGGGGTGTCATTTCAGCATATTCATATTGGAAACACGCCAGATGGCGCGCCGACTATCGATTTTACTGAAGGCGCGCAGCAGCGCTTGACTTTGCTCAATGGTGTCGTTGGGCACATTTCAATTGCGGATGAAAAATCCTATGCTATCGCGACGGTGATCCTCGAGTCGCGCTAA
- the rpsP gene encoding 30S ribosomal protein S16, with the protein MVTIRLARGGAKKRPFYNIVVADSRNARDGRFIERVGFFNPLARGQEETLRLDLARVEHWVANGAATTDRVAKLIKDAKAAA; encoded by the coding sequence ATGGTTACCATTCGTTTAGCTCGTGGTGGCGCTAAAAAGCGTCCATTTTACAACATCGTTGTTGCTGACAGCCGTAACGCTCGTGACGGTCGTTTCATTGAGCGTGTTGGTTTCTTCAACCCCTTGGCCCGTGGCCAAGAAGAAACTTTACGTTTAGACCTAGCTCGCGTTGAGCACTGGGTTGCAAACGGCGCTGCGACAACTGATCGCGTAGCAAAATTGATCAAAGACGCTAAAGCAGCTGCTTAA
- the recO gene encoding DNA repair protein RecO yields MKRGYVLHHRPYRESSALVNLLVDGIGRVDAVARVGSGKRSIKSILQPFQPLIFEFSGKSELKNISQIEAAAPAVPLSGYSLYAGMYINELLMRTLSVQHNAEALFFIYHQALVGLAAQFCESKLRYLELALLRELGAMPSLIRDTQGEPLIPEHCYQLVPELGFQFVLNSRAKHTYQGAMLTALNDNQLLQEQFLEAKRLMRSMLQPLLGNKPLVSRQLFIQAAASKVDGNN; encoded by the coding sequence ATGAAACGGGGTTATGTTTTACACCATCGCCCCTATCGGGAGTCTAGCGCGCTGGTCAATCTCTTGGTCGACGGTATTGGGCGTGTCGATGCCGTCGCGCGAGTAGGGAGCGGTAAACGCTCCATCAAAAGTATCCTCCAACCCTTTCAGCCGCTGATTTTTGAATTTAGCGGTAAATCTGAACTCAAGAACATCAGCCAAATTGAAGCGGCGGCTCCAGCCGTGCCTTTATCGGGTTATAGCCTGTATGCGGGCATGTATATTAATGAGTTGCTGATGCGCACCTTGTCAGTTCAGCATAATGCTGAGGCGTTATTCTTTATCTATCATCAAGCTTTAGTGGGGTTAGCGGCACAGTTTTGCGAGTCGAAACTGCGTTATCTTGAATTAGCATTGCTGCGTGAATTAGGTGCTATGCCATCCCTTATCCGTGATACTCAAGGCGAACCGCTGATCCCTGAGCATTGCTATCAACTCGTGCCAGAACTTGGCTTTCAATTTGTGCTAAACAGCCGAGCAAAGCACACCTATCAAGGGGCGATGTTAACCGCACTTAACGATAATCAATTGTTGCAAGAGCAGTTTTTAGAGGCCAAACGATTGATGCGTTCGATGTTGCAACCTCTGCTCGGTAATAAGCCACTGGTGAGTCGACAATTGTTTATTCAGGCAGCAGCTTCAAAGGTAGATGGGAATAATTAG
- the rimM gene encoding ribosome maturation factor RimM (Essential for efficient processing of 16S rRNA) codes for MSSNQQPVVLGKLGSCHGIKGWLKITAYTDSVEGIFDYSPWLIKENGEWREVKVIQWRYQGKAVVAELEGVTTRERAQMLTNCEIGILPQQMNALPEDEFYWRDLIGCEVINTTGYNMGIVDQIVETGSNDVLLVKANAKDSFGKVERMVPFVPGQFILKVDVQGKQILVDWDPDF; via the coding sequence ATGAGCAGTAACCAACAGCCAGTCGTACTGGGGAAATTAGGCTCCTGTCATGGCATTAAAGGTTGGCTGAAAATCACCGCCTATACCGATTCTGTTGAAGGTATCTTTGACTATTCGCCTTGGCTTATTAAAGAAAATGGCGAATGGCGTGAAGTAAAAGTCATTCAGTGGCGTTACCAAGGCAAGGCCGTTGTTGCTGAGCTTGAAGGTGTCACCACGCGGGAGCGGGCGCAAATGCTCACCAATTGCGAAATTGGTATCCTGCCACAGCAGATGAATGCATTGCCAGAAGACGAGTTCTATTGGCGTGATCTTATCGGTTGTGAAGTGATTAATACTACTGGCTATAACATGGGCATTGTCGATCAAATCGTGGAAACCGGTTCGAACGATGTACTGCTTGTTAAAGCCAACGCTAAAGATAGTTTCGGCAAAGTGGAACGTATGGTTCCCTTTGTCCCAGGACAGTTCATCCTAAAGGTGGATGTCCAAGGTAAACAGATTTTAGTGGATTGGGATCCTGACTTTTAA
- a CDS encoding 3-deoxy-7-phosphoheptulonate synthase: MQQDTINNVHISSENVLITPQELKAALPLSEHAYRYILNARKTVADIVHKRDNRVLIITGPCSIHDIDAAKEYALKLKKLHDELSDEFYILMRVYFEKPRTTVGWKGMINDPDMDGSFDVEKGLKLARELMIWLAELELPVATEALDPISPQYISELVTWSAIGARTTESQTHREMASGLSMPVGFKNGTDGKLDVAINALKSAASSHRFMGINQQGQVALLQTAGNPDGHVILRGGVTPNYDAASVAECEAQLHKAKLNARLIIDCSHGNSSKDYARQVPVCEDVFAQIYNGNKSIIGVMLESHLNEGNQSCDKPSGELAYGVSVTDSCINWEKTESVLRAGASKLSSVLPTRFDLRKVANA, from the coding sequence ATGCAGCAGGATACAATTAATAACGTCCATATCAGTTCAGAGAATGTTCTTATTACCCCGCAGGAGCTCAAAGCGGCTCTACCACTCTCTGAGCATGCATATCGTTATATCCTCAATGCACGCAAAACTGTGGCGGATATCGTCCATAAGCGCGATAACCGCGTGCTCATCATCACTGGACCTTGTTCGATTCATGATATCGATGCCGCCAAAGAATACGCTTTAAAACTCAAAAAATTACACGATGAACTTAGTGATGAATTTTACATCCTGATGCGGGTGTACTTTGAGAAGCCACGTACCACAGTGGGTTGGAAGGGGATGATTAACGACCCCGATATGGATGGCTCTTTTGATGTGGAAAAGGGCTTAAAGCTGGCCCGTGAGTTGATGATTTGGCTGGCGGAACTTGAGCTGCCTGTTGCAACCGAAGCACTCGACCCTATCAGCCCTCAGTACATTTCTGAGCTAGTGACTTGGTCGGCCATAGGTGCCCGCACCACCGAATCGCAAACCCATAGGGAAATGGCGTCGGGCTTATCTATGCCCGTTGGCTTTAAAAATGGTACAGATGGTAAGCTCGATGTGGCAATCAATGCCCTCAAATCGGCAGCCAGTAGCCACAGATTTATGGGGATCAACCAACAGGGTCAAGTGGCGCTGTTGCAAACCGCGGGCAACCCAGATGGTCATGTGATTTTACGTGGTGGCGTAACACCTAACTACGATGCGGCCAGTGTGGCTGAATGTGAGGCGCAGCTTCATAAGGCCAAACTCAATGCCCGTCTTATTATCGATTGTAGCCATGGCAACTCCTCTAAGGATTACGCAAGGCAAGTCCCTGTGTGTGAAGATGTATTTGCGCAGATCTACAATGGTAACAAGTCCATTATTGGCGTGATGTTAGAGAGCCATTTAAACGAAGGTAATCAAAGTTGTGATAAACCATCAGGCGAACTGGCCTATGGGGTTTCGGTAACAGACTCCTGTATTAATTGGGAAAAAACCGAAAGCGTTTTACGTGCGGGCGCATCGAAGTTATCTTCAGTGTTACCAACTCGTTTCGATTTGCGTAAAGTGGCCAATGCTTAA
- a CDS encoding HlyC/CorC family transporter has protein sequence MDAISTSALLIFLLVLILFSAYFSGSETAMMTLNRYRLRHLASNGHKGAIRALKLLERPDRLIGLILIGNNLVNILAASIATIIGMRLWGDLGVAIASGVLTLVVLVFGEVTPKTIAALNPERIAFPSSYLLIALSKIFAYVVTSVNFITTGILRLVGIKSISSSDALSKEELRTVVHEAGALIPQRHQEMLLSILDLEKVTVEDIMVPRSDIYAINVNDDFKFINRQVIQSPHTRVLVYRDTIDDAVGFIHLRDALRLQSKEQFSKSSLLRAVKELYFIPEGTPLNVQLANFQHNKERIGLVVDEYGDIQGLVTLEDILEEIVGDFTTSMLATPSEDINVQQDGSYLVNASITIRDLNKEMKWDFPTDGPKTLNGLILEYLEDIPSENTSLRLAGYPLEVIEVADNMVKTVRIIPQHYQSPH, from the coding sequence TTGGACGCTATATCGACAAGCGCACTCCTCATCTTCTTACTGGTGCTTATCCTTTTTTCTGCCTACTTTTCAGGTTCTGAAACCGCCATGATGACCCTTAATCGCTATCGATTAAGGCATCTCGCCTCAAACGGCCATAAAGGTGCCATTCGAGCCCTTAAATTGTTAGAACGCCCAGACCGCTTAATTGGCTTGATTTTGATTGGCAATAACCTGGTCAATATCCTCGCCGCGTCCATCGCCACGATTATCGGTATGCGCCTTTGGGGCGATTTAGGCGTCGCCATTGCATCAGGTGTGCTTACATTAGTCGTGCTCGTCTTTGGCGAGGTCACGCCTAAAACCATTGCTGCATTAAATCCAGAACGTATCGCTTTTCCATCAAGCTATTTGCTTATTGCGCTATCAAAAATTTTTGCCTATGTCGTCACCAGCGTCAATTTCATCACCACGGGAATACTGCGTTTAGTTGGCATAAAATCTATCAGTAGCAGTGATGCGTTAAGCAAGGAAGAACTTCGCACAGTCGTTCATGAAGCTGGTGCCTTGATCCCCCAGCGCCACCAAGAAATGTTGCTATCGATCTTAGACTTAGAAAAAGTCACCGTGGAAGATATCATGGTGCCACGTTCAGATATCTACGCGATTAACGTCAACGATGACTTTAAATTTATCAATCGCCAAGTAATCCAAAGTCCGCACACTCGCGTACTGGTTTACCGCGATACCATTGACGATGCCGTTGGCTTTATTCATTTGCGGGATGCCTTGCGCCTGCAATCAAAAGAGCAGTTCAGTAAATCTTCATTGCTGCGCGCCGTCAAAGAACTCTACTTTATTCCAGAAGGTACGCCGCTGAATGTGCAATTAGCCAATTTCCAGCACAACAAAGAGCGCATTGGCCTCGTGGTTGACGAATACGGTGATATTCAAGGGCTCGTCACGCTCGAGGACATTCTTGAAGAGATTGTTGGCGACTTCACCACCTCGATGTTGGCAACGCCAAGTGAAGATATCAATGTCCAGCAAGATGGCAGCTATTTAGTGAATGCCAGTATAACCATCCGTGATTTGAATAAAGAGATGAAATGGGATTTTCCAACGGATGGCCCTAAAACCCTTAACGGCCTCATTCTGGAATATTTAGAGGATATCCCGTCCGAAAATACCAGCCTACGCCTTGCTGGTTACCCACTCGAGGTAATTGAAGTAGCAGATAATATGGTCAAAACCGTGCGCATTATCCCGCAGCATTATCAATCACCACACTAA
- the trmD gene encoding tRNA (guanosine(37)-N1)-methyltransferase TrmD has protein sequence MWLGVITLFPEMFRAVTDFGVTGRAVKNGLLELHTWNPRDFTHDRHSTVDDRPYGGGPGMLMMVQPLRDAIHAARAAAGEDAKVIYLSPQGRKLDQQGVTELAKSSRLILVCGRYEGIDERIIQTEVDEEWSVGDYVLSGGELPAMTMIDAVSRLVPGVLGKQASAEQDSFSDGLLDCPHYTRPESLDGLDVPAVLLSGNHEQIRLWRLQQSLGRTLLRRPELLQNLALTDEQSTLLAQFVEAMDKNA, from the coding sequence ATGTGGTTAGGGGTTATTACCCTGTTCCCAGAAATGTTTCGTGCCGTAACAGACTTTGGGGTTACGGGTCGTGCCGTGAAAAACGGCCTGCTTGAGTTGCACACGTGGAATCCTCGCGATTTCACCCATGATAGACACAGTACGGTGGATGACAGGCCTTACGGCGGTGGTCCAGGTATGTTGATGATGGTGCAACCCTTACGCGATGCCATTCATGCAGCGAGAGCTGCAGCGGGTGAAGATGCGAAGGTGATTTACTTGTCACCTCAAGGACGCAAGCTGGATCAGCAAGGCGTTACTGAGTTGGCTAAATCATCACGGTTGATTTTGGTGTGTGGTCGGTACGAAGGTATTGATGAGCGCATCATTCAAACGGAAGTGGATGAAGAATGGTCGGTTGGGGATTACGTGCTCTCGGGCGGCGAATTACCCGCGATGACCATGATAGATGCAGTATCAAGGTTGGTTCCTGGCGTGCTAGGAAAACAAGCTTCGGCGGAGCAAGATTCTTTCTCCGACGGTTTACTGGACTGTCCTCATTACACGCGCCCCGAAAGCCTAGATGGACTCGATGTACCCGCAGTGCTGCTAAGTGGCAACCACGAACAAATTAGACTCTGGCGTTTGCAGCAAAGCCTTGGTAGGACTTTACTGAGACGACCAGAATTATTGCAAAATCTAGCTCTGACTGACGAACAATCGACTCTTTTAGCGCAGTTCGTTGAAGCAATGGACAAGAATGCTTAG
- the rplS gene encoding 50S ribosomal protein L19 has translation MNNIIKMLNDEQMKQDVPAFGAGDTVVVQVRVKEGDKERLQAFEGVVIAKRNRGLHSAFTVRKISNGEGVERAFQTHSPLIASIEVKRRGRVRRAKLYYLRDRSGKSARIREKLATK, from the coding sequence ATGAACAACATCATTAAAATGCTCAACGATGAGCAAATGAAACAAGACGTACCTGCGTTTGGTGCTGGTGATACAGTAGTCGTTCAGGTTCGTGTTAAAGAAGGTGATAAAGAGCGTTTACAGGCTTTTGAAGGCGTTGTAATTGCTAAACGTAACCGTGGCCTGCACTCTGCATTCACTGTACGTAAAATCTCTAATGGCGAAGGTGTTGAGCGTGCATTCCAAACGCACAGCCCTCTGATCGCTAGCATTGAAGTTAAGCGTCGTGGCCGCGTTCGTCGCGCCAAACTGTACTACTTACGTGATCGTTCAGGTAAATCTGCACGTATCCGTGAAAAGCTGGCTACTAAGTAA
- the era gene encoding GTPase Era, with translation MTKKTDLPAVDAANASNEPSLDELLARMNAASAAAPSVHYDVTYCGMVAIIGRPNVGKSTLLNRLLGQKISITSKKPQTTRHRIMGIHTDGPRQIVFIDTPGLHIEEQRAINRLMNRAAASSLADVSMVIFVVDGMTWTADDEMVLSKLRRGGEERKTVLAINKVDNIKDKEALFPYLEDVAKKYPFDEILPISASKGTNVKRILELAAQSLPENPFFFPEDYVTDRSQRFMASEIVREKLMRFLGDELPYDATVEIEQFKMMENGVYQINALILVEREGQKRMVIGSKGERIRTIATQARLDMETLFDNKVFLEVWVKVKSGWADDERALRSLGYGDD, from the coding sequence ATGACCAAAAAAACAGACTTGCCAGCAGTCGATGCCGCCAATGCGAGCAATGAGCCGAGCTTAGATGAATTACTGGCAAGGATGAATGCTGCGAGCGCTGCGGCGCCGTCAGTGCACTATGATGTAACCTACTGTGGCATGGTGGCCATTATTGGGCGCCCAAACGTAGGTAAATCGACATTGCTTAACCGTTTGCTCGGGCAAAAGATCAGTATTACCTCGAAAAAGCCGCAAACGACTCGTCATCGCATCATGGGCATTCATACCGATGGCCCACGTCAGATCGTGTTTATCGATACACCGGGCCTACATATCGAAGAGCAGCGTGCGATTAACCGTTTAATGAACCGTGCCGCGGCAAGCTCTTTAGCCGATGTGTCTATGGTAATTTTTGTGGTCGATGGTATGACTTGGACCGCCGATGATGAGATGGTGTTAAGCAAATTACGCCGCGGCGGTGAAGAGCGTAAAACCGTTTTAGCCATCAATAAAGTTGATAATATCAAAGATAAAGAAGCGCTTTTCCCTTATTTGGAAGACGTCGCTAAGAAGTATCCTTTCGATGAAATCCTGCCGATTTCAGCCAGTAAGGGCACCAATGTTAAGCGGATTTTAGAGTTGGCGGCGCAGTCTTTACCTGAAAATCCTTTCTTCTTTCCTGAAGACTATGTCACCGACCGTTCACAGCGTTTTATGGCCTCTGAAATCGTGCGTGAGAAACTGATGCGCTTTTTAGGCGATGAATTGCCTTACGATGCCACGGTTGAAATCGAGCAATTTAAGATGATGGAAAATGGCGTTTACCAAATTAACGCCCTGATCCTCGTTGAGCGCGAAGGTCAAAAGCGGATGGTGATTGGTAGCAAAGGTGAGCGTATTCGTACCATTGCGACTCAAGCCCGCCTCGATATGGAAACCTTGTTTGATAACAAGGTGTTCCTCGAAGTGTGGGTTAAGGTCAAATCCGGTTGGGCCGATGATGAACGTGCCCTGCGAAGCCTAGGTTATGGTGACGATTAA
- a CDS encoding DUF962 domain-containing protein: MKSAVEQLSTYKSVHLNPRNIQTHFIGIPLIIWSAFLLFATIRIPLGDADNVNLGMILAIGIMLYYLRLHAKLALGLALFLAPVIYTTELVAHSENAFGLAITVFIVGWIFQLIGHRYEKAKPAFVDDLNQLLIGPFFLMAEVYFMLGLEKQLNAEITPIAIEKRRALEAHLKTK; encoded by the coding sequence ATGAAATCCGCCGTAGAGCAGTTATCAACCTATAAAAGTGTGCATTTAAATCCGCGCAATATTCAAACTCATTTCATTGGTATTCCATTGATTATTTGGTCGGCATTTTTATTGTTTGCGACGATCCGAATTCCCCTTGGCGATGCTGATAATGTTAACCTTGGCATGATATTAGCCATTGGCATAATGCTTTATTATCTGCGATTGCATGCTAAGTTGGCGTTGGGGCTTGCACTCTTTTTAGCGCCCGTCATCTATACCACTGAGCTAGTTGCTCATTCCGAAAATGCTTTTGGGTTGGCGATAACCGTATTTATTGTGGGGTGGATTTTTCAGCTGATTGGCCATCGATACGAGAAGGCGAAGCCCGCCTTTGTGGATGATTTAAATCAACTGTTAATTGGTCCCTTTTTCTTAATGGCTGAAGTGTATTTTATGTTGGGATTAGAGAAGCAGCTCAATGCTGAAATTACGCCCATCGCGATTGAAAAGCGCCGCGCGCTCGAAGCGCATTTAAAAACTAAATAA